In Leptospira bourretii, a genomic segment contains:
- a CDS encoding DUF6580 family putative transport protein, producing MFQSRVSVAILMVIATVISRILPHPPNFTPILAVSLFSGAYLTDRRLALFVPILAMFVSDYFIGFHDLMPVVYGFMILAVLFGKQIGTSLIKSLGFTVVGSVVFFILTNLAVWATSGMYTLDASGLATCFTLAIPFFQNSIAGDLVYSGILFGSMAFLNRTVFVTAKQNA from the coding sequence ATGTTCCAATCTCGTGTCTCCGTTGCCATCCTTATGGTGATCGCTACTGTCATCAGCCGTATCCTACCTCACCCACCGAATTTTACGCCCATTTTGGCCGTTTCTTTGTTTTCGGGTGCTTATTTGACAGACAGACGACTTGCTCTTTTTGTTCCTATCTTAGCGATGTTCGTTTCCGATTATTTCATCGGGTTTCATGACCTAATGCCTGTGGTTTACGGATTTATGATCCTTGCAGTTCTTTTTGGAAAACAAATTGGAACTTCCCTTATAAAATCCCTTGGATTCACAGTGGTTGGATCGGTTGTTTTCTTTATTCTGACGAACCTAGCAGTTTGGGCCACAAGCGGTATGTATACTCTAGATGCTTCTGGACTTGCGACTTGTTTTACACTCGCCATTCCTTTTTTCCAAAACTCAATTGCCGGTGATTTAGTATATTCCGGAATCCTTTTTGGATCGATGGCTTTCCTCAATCGCACTGTATTTGTTACGGCAAAACAAAACGCATAA
- a CDS encoding alpha-L-glutamate ligase-like protein, which yields MISLFKKFEEEGILGINRRIGEYILPYNPREYYPLVDDKWKTAELARQFHVPMPHHYGVVDAFGGIRGTRELIQKRPGFVVKPANGGMGNGILVITGESETPSGSILYQKVDGKNISEKELHHHISGILSGLYSLDGNSDSCVLQERLECHSFFREISFRGIPDIRVIVFLGYPVMAMLRLPTKESGGRANLHQGALGVGVDLSTGTLTHSVCNDKIIHLHPDTKQTLSGRVIPHWETILEMASRCYDMSGLGYLGVDIVLDETRGPLLLEMNARPGLGIQIANRMGLRDRLQIVERIKNSADGPKTRVHRMLQEL from the coding sequence ATGATCTCTCTTTTCAAGAAGTTTGAAGAAGAGGGAATCCTTGGAATCAACCGTAGGATTGGGGAATACATTTTGCCTTACAATCCAAGAGAATATTACCCCTTAGTGGATGATAAATGGAAAACCGCGGAACTTGCTAGGCAGTTTCATGTTCCTATGCCTCACCATTACGGAGTAGTGGATGCTTTTGGTGGAATCCGAGGCACTCGGGAACTCATCCAAAAAAGGCCTGGATTTGTTGTCAAACCAGCTAACGGTGGTATGGGGAACGGAATCCTTGTGATTACTGGTGAATCGGAAACCCCTAGTGGTTCTATTCTTTATCAGAAAGTAGATGGAAAAAATATCTCTGAAAAAGAACTTCACCACCATATCTCTGGGATTTTATCAGGACTGTATTCTTTGGATGGAAACTCGGATTCTTGTGTATTACAAGAGAGGTTGGAATGCCATTCTTTCTTTCGTGAGATTTCCTTTCGTGGAATTCCAGACATTCGTGTGATTGTATTTTTAGGATATCCTGTGATGGCTATGTTACGTTTACCTACAAAAGAATCGGGAGGAAGAGCCAATCTCCACCAAGGCGCTCTCGGTGTGGGTGTAGACTTATCTACGGGAACTCTCACACATTCGGTTTGTAATGATAAAATCATTCATCTACATCCTGACACAAAACAAACATTAAGTGGAAGAGTGATCCCTCATTGGGAAACTATTTTAGAAATGGCCTCTCGTTGTTACGATATGTCCGGTCTCGGATATTTGGGTGTAGACATTGTGCTCGATGAAACTAGGGGACCACTTCTTTTGGAAATGAATGCAAGGCCAGGGCTTGGAATTCAGATTGCGAACCGGATGGGACTAAGAGATCGTTTGCAGATAGTGGAGAGGATCAAAAATTCGGCGGATGGCCCAAAGACCCGAGTCCACCGAATGTTACAAGAATTGTAA
- a CDS encoding 7TM domain-containing protein codes for MDRKTLITVSILIILPIVSILYKLKVADLSLLPMEVDDTVNLQVVILPKENVAVSEVNFPVPKQFIQSKVLKSNMKIEDLDFRMQKRQYGHLGIWEGEDWNSPIGYYAKIKILPYTHSHPEPEIPQTTGKQSAKEPYYLSLKNFSPEEIQLAKKLFEQIHPYDKDNVAAAKQIFYFISEEVLNTTKEISLSDTIRLHNGSAYTQAILFSLLCRIRGIQARTVAGFDLSKQNTKDNKTKLSFWNEIRIHGKWYFVSTYKNIFASAVNGYLPLWKSVEERRSLGEEPATFRYTTYITKSNVNRYNFKEYSDEIATSNRFLRYYSLYSLPTPLQNLFRLVILIPIGALVLSVARNMIGIPTFGIFTPILLAMFFYETNLLFGICFFLLIIGLGFFERYALDKYYLLAVPRLSILLTITVITLILFSVLNEEISIFNQMSVTLFPIVITTIFVERFSIMIIEEGVLHTFVTLAGTLLIALISYMIFFFGSLQILFFTHPELLFIVIAIQILLGQYKGYRVSELFRFKEIFKS; via the coding sequence TTGGATCGCAAAACTTTAATTACAGTATCGATACTGATCATTTTACCCATTGTATCGATTCTATATAAACTAAAGGTTGCTGATCTTTCACTTTTACCAATGGAAGTTGATGATACTGTCAACTTACAAGTAGTGATCCTTCCAAAAGAAAATGTTGCCGTTTCGGAAGTGAACTTTCCAGTCCCAAAACAATTCATTCAATCTAAAGTTTTAAAATCCAATATGAAGATAGAGGATTTAGATTTTAGGATGCAAAAAAGACAGTATGGCCATTTGGGAATTTGGGAAGGAGAAGATTGGAATTCTCCAATTGGTTATTATGCAAAAATAAAAATTTTACCTTATACACATTCTCATCCAGAACCTGAAATTCCTCAAACAACGGGAAAACAAAGTGCAAAGGAACCATATTATCTTTCTCTTAAGAATTTTTCTCCAGAAGAAATTCAGTTAGCAAAAAAACTCTTTGAACAGATTCATCCTTACGACAAAGACAATGTGGCAGCAGCCAAACAAATTTTTTATTTTATTTCAGAAGAAGTTTTGAATACAACCAAAGAAATTTCCCTTTCTGATACAATTCGTTTGCACAATGGAAGTGCTTATACACAGGCGATTCTTTTTTCCCTACTTTGTAGGATACGGGGAATCCAAGCCAGGACAGTGGCTGGTTTTGATTTGTCCAAACAGAATACAAAAGATAACAAAACAAAACTTAGTTTTTGGAACGAAATTAGAATTCATGGTAAGTGGTATTTTGTATCCACTTACAAAAATATTTTTGCCAGTGCTGTCAACGGGTATCTGCCACTTTGGAAATCCGTCGAAGAGAGAAGATCTCTTGGGGAAGAACCAGCTACCTTCCGTTATACGACGTATATTACAAAATCAAATGTAAATCGCTATAATTTTAAAGAGTATAGTGACGAAATAGCTACGAGTAATCGTTTTTTGCGTTATTATTCTTTGTATAGTTTGCCAACACCGCTACAGAACTTATTCCGGTTGGTGATTTTGATTCCCATTGGTGCCTTGGTTTTATCGGTGGCTAGGAATATGATTGGAATTCCTACTTTCGGAATTTTTACACCGATCTTACTTGCGATGTTTTTTTATGAAACAAATCTCCTCTTTGGGATTTGTTTTTTCCTTTTGATCATTGGACTTGGGTTTTTTGAAAGGTATGCTTTGGACAAATACTATCTACTGGCTGTTCCAAGACTTTCGATCCTACTCACAATCACCGTCATTACCCTAATTTTATTTTCCGTTTTAAATGAAGAAATTTCTATTTTTAATCAAATGAGTGTCACTTTGTTCCCAATTGTCATTACTACGATTTTTGTAGAACGATTTTCGATTATGATCATTGAGGAAGGAGTTTTACATACTTTTGTGACACTTGCGGGAACATTACTCATTGCTCTCATTAGTTATATGATTTTCTTTTTTGGTTCTTTACAAATTCTCTTTTTTACTCATCCCGAATTGTTGTTCATTGTCATCGCCATTCAAATTCTTCTTGGTCAATACAAAGGGTATCGAGTTTCAGAACTTTTTCGATTTAAGGAAATATTTAAATCATGA
- a CDS encoding ATP-dependent zinc protease: protein MSFSSHFMKFQFRFIDSNHSRFLFIFLLGSMSLFLNCFGSKQIIEKKPDSHIKPIVIPPQYLKPIIGRVEWVEFPNWKLKLRARIDTGAKSCSIHAVNIERLTENGEEFVVFETFVDEKPVKLKSRFVKEAKVSSTSGVSEKRIMIREVMKMGKIKEEVIINLNDRTNLNYPILIGRNYLMGKFLVDVSLSHALGD, encoded by the coding sequence ATGAGTTTTTCCAGTCATTTTATGAAATTTCAATTCAGATTCATTGATTCCAATCATTCTCGTTTTTTATTTATTTTTTTACTTGGGTCAATGTCGCTTTTTCTCAATTGTTTTGGATCCAAACAAATCATTGAGAAAAAACCAGATTCACATATCAAACCCATTGTCATTCCACCTCAATATTTAAAACCCATCATTGGTCGAGTGGAATGGGTTGAATTTCCCAATTGGAAACTTAAACTTCGGGCAAGAATCGATACAGGTGCTAAATCCTGTTCCATCCATGCAGTCAATATTGAAAGACTCACGGAAAATGGGGAAGAATTTGTTGTTTTTGAAACCTTTGTGGATGAAAAACCAGTTAAGTTAAAAAGTCGATTTGTAAAAGAAGCAAAGGTTTCTAGTACTTCTGGAGTTTCTGAAAAACGAATTATGATTCGTGAGGTGATGAAGATGGGTAAAATCAAAGAAGAAGTCATCATCAATTTGAATGATCGAACGAATTTGAATTATCCCATTCTCATTGGTCGAAATTATCTAATGGGTAAGTTTTTAGTGGATGTATCTTTGTCGCACGCATTAGGGGATTAG
- a CDS encoding chloride channel protein has translation MFSIQGPRSIYVYSLLIGLLSGFGAYGFNWALTWTESFTFGSLMGYDPGIPAGDLHFHSIGDVGPLSPLWVVFLPAIGGLLVGIITSFFCSEAQGGGTDSLIYAFHFNEGKIQTKVPFYKAIATILTLGSGGSGGKEGPTAQIGAGFGSSLAGFLGAGARARRTLMLAGTAGGLGAIFRAPLGGAITAVEMVYQEDIESDSLVPCILSSVTAYLTYTSIAGSGSIFSVQEYSLNDYRHIPLYILLGLLCYVVGYFFVKVYHFVQDIFSKLPLPNFLKPAFGGLIVGCIALLFPEVLGSGFGLIQRMINGEVLESTSFAFSGPFFLLAVALFKVFSTSLTVGSGSSGGLLGPSFAIGGMLGAFVGSMAQVVFPELGIVIFPFLLVGMGSFFAGVARAPIAGMVMVCDMIGSYELLPPLMIVSVVAVVLSHKFSIYRNQIKNRFLSPSHHWDMNQDIMDRIRITDHFSEFRKYAIVSEHLSLTELQSNAPGIQASDFILIGAGEEYKGIVSLRKNRILPEFEADLKNLITCGEIVQDVPSVCTKDTLGKALRILLEYDVDKLAIVEDGKCLGYLRYIDLFNAYQNEVKNKQRKSV, from the coding sequence GTGTTTTCTATCCAGGGACCGAGATCGATTTATGTCTATTCGCTTCTCATCGGACTCCTCTCAGGTTTTGGTGCCTATGGATTCAACTGGGCCTTAACTTGGACGGAATCGTTTACCTTTGGAAGTTTGATGGGTTATGATCCAGGGATCCCGGCGGGTGATTTGCATTTCCATTCCATCGGTGACGTGGGTCCTCTCTCTCCTCTTTGGGTTGTTTTTTTACCTGCCATCGGTGGTCTTCTTGTTGGGATCATCACAAGTTTTTTTTGTTCCGAAGCCCAAGGTGGAGGGACTGATTCTCTCATTTATGCATTTCATTTTAACGAAGGAAAAATCCAAACCAAGGTTCCATTTTATAAAGCAATTGCCACCATACTCACGTTAGGTTCCGGTGGGTCTGGAGGAAAGGAAGGACCAACAGCACAAATTGGTGCCGGGTTTGGTTCTAGTTTGGCTGGGTTTTTAGGTGCCGGAGCCAGAGCCCGAAGGACTTTGATGTTAGCAGGTACGGCGGGAGGACTTGGAGCCATTTTTCGTGCACCACTTGGTGGAGCGATCACTGCCGTAGAAATGGTTTACCAAGAAGATATCGAAAGTGATTCTCTTGTTCCTTGTATTTTATCATCTGTTACAGCCTATTTGACATATACAAGCATCGCAGGGAGTGGTTCTATATTTTCTGTACAAGAGTATAGTCTTAACGATTACAGGCACATTCCTTTATATATTTTACTTGGGCTTCTTTGTTATGTGGTTGGATATTTTTTTGTAAAAGTATACCATTTTGTGCAGGATATTTTTTCGAAACTTCCTTTACCCAATTTTTTGAAACCAGCGTTTGGTGGTCTGATTGTAGGTTGTATTGCTTTATTGTTTCCTGAAGTTTTGGGTTCTGGATTTGGACTCATCCAAAGAATGATCAATGGAGAAGTGTTAGAGTCGACAAGTTTTGCTTTTTCTGGTCCTTTTTTCCTTTTGGCCGTTGCTTTATTTAAAGTTTTTTCTACATCACTAACTGTTGGTTCTGGAAGTTCAGGCGGGTTACTTGGTCCTTCTTTTGCCATCGGAGGTATGTTAGGTGCCTTTGTTGGTTCGATGGCTCAAGTTGTATTTCCAGAATTAGGTATTGTTATTTTTCCTTTTCTTTTGGTGGGGATGGGATCTTTTTTTGCCGGAGTGGCAAGAGCTCCCATTGCTGGAATGGTTATGGTTTGTGATATGATCGGAAGTTATGAACTCCTACCGCCACTGATGATTGTATCTGTTGTTGCTGTCGTTTTGTCTCATAAATTTTCTATTTATAGAAACCAAATCAAAAATAGATTTTTGTCTCCTTCGCACCATTGGGATATGAATCAGGACATTATGGATCGGATTCGTATCACGGATCATTTTTCTGAATTTAGAAAGTATGCAATTGTTTCAGAACATCTTTCTTTGACTGAATTACAATCCAATGCACCGGGTATCCAAGCGAGTGATTTCATTCTGATTGGGGCCGGAGAAGAATACAAAGGGATTGTCTCCCTTCGAAAAAATAGAATCCTTCCAGAATTTGAAGCGGATTTAAAAAACTTGATTACTTGCGGAGAAATTGTACAAGATGTTCCTTCTGTTTGCACGAAAGACACTTTAGGAAAAGCGTTACGCATTCTTTTAGAATATGATGTCGACAAACTTGCAATTGTTGAAGATGGTAAATGTTTGGGTTATTTGCGTTATATTGATTTATTCAATGCATACCAAAATGAAGTGAAAAATAAGCAGCGTAAGTCAGTATGA
- a CDS encoding LIC10920 family plasminogen-binding lipoprotein has product MFRSTVILLVLSSVFAACGLKNENKAELSMLADGEPGLYFLGEVDSDITTSCGQATPATTTTTGTGTTTGTTGSTSTTNNTRFTVISQLIFKTKETLNLRFTYDSTQIQGKIDPQQGFVLAGGAFGKTVQGTQGTVEWFNQGINIDTALQSAQQISFFNLELTLNGTYSTTATTTNVLLSCNTLDSVNCTSGTSTTQCFTSDNKTCLVQNTSTDSKSVIIRGTIKCNAPNIVPQ; this is encoded by the coding sequence ATGTTTCGATCGACTGTTATCCTTTTGGTTCTTTCCTCCGTTTTTGCGGCTTGTGGTCTTAAAAACGAAAACAAAGCGGAATTGTCTATGCTCGCCGACGGAGAACCCGGCCTCTACTTTTTAGGGGAAGTGGATAGCGATATCACCACTAGTTGTGGTCAAGCCACTCCGGCAACCACCACAACGACAGGAACCGGAACGACAACAGGAACCACTGGGTCTACTTCAACCACAAATAACACCCGCTTTACGGTAATTTCTCAGTTGATTTTCAAAACAAAAGAAACACTTAACTTACGTTTTACTTATGATAGCACACAGATCCAAGGAAAGATCGATCCACAACAAGGTTTTGTTCTTGCAGGCGGTGCATTTGGAAAAACGGTCCAAGGAACACAGGGGACAGTGGAATGGTTCAACCAAGGGATCAATATTGACACTGCTTTACAAAGTGCCCAACAGATTTCTTTCTTTAACTTAGAACTCACACTCAATGGAACTTATAGTACCACTGCTACAACTACAAATGTCCTGCTCTCTTGTAATACTTTGGATAGTGTAAATTGTACTTCAGGAACATCCACAACACAATGTTTTACTTCTGATAACAAAACTTGTTTAGTGCAAAACACAAGCACAGATTCAAAGTCTGTAATCATTCGCGGAACCATCAAGTGTAATGCACCAAATATTGTTCCGCAATAA
- a CDS encoding ATP-binding protein, giving the protein MYRFLVCLCFLPLTLSAEGNPGLWHLGTNPQTKQSELSPKDYHHHFYFGFTKEDHYYQIQIEENASQYFHFENGMISELDVWFFQNDRLVSELQTGLLRKKNPDVLFTGGFVLPAKEKGTYLFRVHSDDPHRINFRIRSDSNLLQYTKSISLWQGFHLGLCILVCLLSATQFVLLREKVYLLLTFATLSILFTNTLRSGLLYEYGASNYEWFYRYIPGLISLTPFGLVIFLREFLQTKEKYPNADKYLVSYAIFMLASILIVFIDLQYYFRFIYSNSLMLTSLTFGYAIYSLIKKKENANVLFYAFFVRQLSTSLLIFTNFGFLPSYPFLSSANEIGAALQMTIFTIAISKFQIQTRIKKEETVTKENAELESIVWERTKEIQKQKEELEKALLQISHTESKLVFSEKMSELGKLVAGVAHEINNPLSAIKASIETLIESKNNEIKNLGSKENIYSSLTPQEIKTMKQLLSFQSDFGLVASYTERKDKKANLKQTFKDNGLEFEDSILERFLDVGITKLYDEEITLLKSGEEKLSNLLLEEKNFKLHLSIIQIAVDRSSKIILALKNFSRVTKVEERRIFTLLDNIETVITIYQYRMRGKVSLKKTFITDATILGWPEDLIRVWTNLILNGLEAMDQKGNLMITTEQKGNRVEVKVIDNGPGIPLEIQNKIFDPFFTTKNHGEGTGMGLGITKSIVEKHKGNIYIESEPGRTCFSVLLPVIEFIDPNEPFVEET; this is encoded by the coding sequence TTGTATCGATTTCTTGTTTGCCTATGTTTCCTTCCTCTCACGCTTTCGGCGGAAGGGAATCCGGGACTCTGGCATTTAGGAACCAATCCACAAACAAAACAATCGGAACTTTCTCCCAAAGATTACCACCATCATTTTTATTTCGGTTTTACCAAAGAAGACCACTACTACCAAATCCAAATTGAGGAAAATGCATCACAGTATTTTCATTTTGAAAATGGAATGATCTCGGAACTGGATGTATGGTTCTTCCAAAATGATCGATTGGTTTCAGAATTACAAACAGGATTACTACGAAAAAAAAATCCTGATGTTTTGTTTACTGGCGGATTTGTTTTACCCGCAAAGGAAAAGGGAACTTATCTATTCCGAGTCCATTCAGACGATCCACATCGAATCAATTTTCGAATCCGAAGTGATTCTAACTTGTTACAATATACTAAATCCATATCTTTATGGCAGGGTTTTCATTTAGGACTTTGTATTTTAGTTTGTCTTTTGTCTGCGACACAGTTTGTGTTATTAAGAGAAAAAGTATATTTATTACTTACGTTTGCGACTCTTTCTATCCTTTTTACCAATACATTAAGATCTGGACTTTTATACGAATATGGTGCCAGCAACTATGAATGGTTTTATCGTTACATACCAGGCCTCATTTCACTTACTCCATTTGGACTCGTCATCTTTTTAAGAGAATTTTTACAAACGAAAGAAAAATATCCAAATGCAGATAAATATTTAGTATCCTATGCTATCTTTATGTTGGCATCCATATTGATTGTTTTTATAGACTTACAATATTATTTTCGATTTATCTATTCAAATAGCTTGATGTTAACATCACTAACTTTCGGTTATGCGATCTATAGTTTAATCAAAAAGAAAGAGAATGCAAATGTATTGTTCTACGCATTTTTTGTTAGACAATTAAGCACAAGCCTCCTTATTTTTACAAATTTTGGTTTTCTTCCCTCTTATCCCTTCCTAAGTTCTGCCAATGAAATTGGAGCAGCACTTCAAATGACGATCTTTACCATTGCCATTTCAAAGTTCCAAATTCAAACTCGCATCAAAAAAGAAGAAACCGTAACCAAAGAAAACGCGGAACTAGAATCAATCGTATGGGAACGTACCAAAGAAATTCAAAAACAAAAAGAAGAACTAGAGAAGGCTTTACTGCAAATCAGCCATACCGAAAGTAAACTTGTCTTTTCAGAAAAAATGTCTGAATTGGGGAAACTTGTCGCAGGCGTTGCCCATGAAATCAACAACCCTTTAAGTGCCATCAAAGCATCCATTGAAACTTTGATAGAATCCAAAAACAACGAAATTAAAAATTTAGGCTCAAAAGAAAATATCTATTCTTCACTCACACCGCAAGAAATAAAAACAATGAAACAATTGTTAAGTTTCCAATCTGATTTTGGACTTGTTGCAAGTTATACAGAGAGAAAAGACAAAAAAGCAAACCTAAAACAAACATTCAAAGACAATGGGTTAGAATTTGAGGATTCCATTTTAGAAAGATTTTTAGATGTAGGAATTACAAAGTTATACGATGAAGAAATAACCTTATTAAAATCGGGAGAAGAAAAACTCTCAAACCTTCTTTTAGAAGAAAAAAATTTCAAACTTCATTTATCAATCATCCAGATTGCCGTTGATCGATCTTCCAAAATCATTTTAGCTCTCAAAAACTTTTCTCGAGTCACAAAGGTCGAAGAAAGAAGGATCTTTACCTTATTAGATAATATAGAGACAGTCATTACAATTTATCAATACAGAATGCGTGGGAAGGTTTCTCTAAAAAAAACTTTCATAACGGATGCGACCATTCTTGGTTGGCCAGAAGATTTAATTCGTGTATGGACCAACTTAATCCTAAATGGGTTAGAAGCTATGGATCAGAAAGGAAACCTAATGATCACTACTGAACAAAAGGGAAACAGAGTGGAAGTAAAGGTAATTGACAATGGTCCAGGGATTCCATTAGAGATTCAGAACAAAATTTTTGATCCATTTTTTACCACCAAGAACCATGGAGAAGGAACGGGGATGGGGCTTGGAATTACAAAGTCAATCGTTGAAAAACATAAAGGGAATATTTATATAGAATCTGAACCGGGGAGAACTTGTTTTTCTGTTTTATTGCCGGTCATTGAATTCATTGATCCCAACGAACCTTTTGTGGAAGAAACCTAA
- a CDS encoding polyprenyl synthetase family protein, with the protein MKSNLRIQSILAKFDKNLDGIIKEDIPVLKKIKKHVITSGGKRIRPFSHYLFCQFLNVKDTSWLDVGSVAELIHAASLLHDDVVDNAPIRRGKPTIGTLFGNKTAILAGDYLLACGISRLNTLGNPELMEIFSQVLKDLSVSELLQMEWEKNPKISLKVYDSIIYGKTASLFGVCTESAAILAGKSKKERAVIRDFGVRLGKLFQKKDDCLDYFTDSSASGKEFLKDFKNGLYTYPVLVLRESLSLLEKRKLESVFKKEERTTADGAYILGLMESKKISEKLQKELGAEKNYLLGFLNQFPTSAERQLFVEQLERLT; encoded by the coding sequence ATGAAATCAAATCTTCGTATCCAATCCATATTAGCTAAGTTTGATAAAAATTTAGATGGAATCATTAAAGAAGACATTCCCGTTCTCAAAAAAATTAAAAAACATGTCATCACTTCTGGTGGAAAACGAATCCGTCCATTCTCGCATTATCTTTTTTGCCAATTTCTAAATGTAAAAGATACAAGTTGGCTTGATGTAGGAAGTGTCGCTGAACTCATCCATGCCGCAAGTTTACTTCATGATGATGTAGTGGACAATGCCCCTATTCGCCGAGGCAAACCGACGATTGGGACTTTGTTTGGAAATAAAACAGCCATTCTTGCCGGTGACTATCTGTTAGCTTGTGGAATCAGTCGACTCAATACCCTTGGCAATCCAGAACTTATGGAAATTTTTTCCCAAGTGTTAAAGGATCTTTCTGTGAGCGAACTTTTGCAAATGGAATGGGAAAAAAATCCTAAAATTTCCTTAAAAGTTTATGATTCTATTATTTATGGAAAAACAGCTTCTCTTTTCGGTGTTTGTACAGAGTCGGCAGCCATCCTTGCCGGTAAGTCAAAAAAAGAAAGGGCAGTTATCCGTGATTTCGGTGTTAGGTTGGGAAAACTTTTCCAAAAGAAAGATGATTGTTTGGATTATTTTACGGATTCAAGTGCTAGTGGTAAGGAATTTTTAAAAGATTTTAAAAATGGACTCTATACATATCCGGTTCTTGTTCTGAGAGAAAGTTTGAGTCTTTTAGAAAAAAGAAAATTGGAATCTGTGTTCAAAAAAGAAGAAAGAACTACGGCCGATGGAGCCTACATTCTTGGTCTTATGGAATCAAAAAAGATTTCTGAAAAACTTCAGAAAGAGTTGGGCGCAGAAAAAAATTACCTACTTGGTTTTTTAAATCAATTTCCTACGAGCGCTGAACGTCAGTTATTTGTAGAACAATTAGAGCGACTTACTTAG
- a CDS encoding transglutaminase-like domain-containing protein yields the protein MGQTSFPDFYPDDITRLLYDWEIAPPEKKRFLLKLIASRVPWQIQVESALEEVKDPYLRVQARSLKAEITRHRLRHSFFKLTLRGNTNHYKDLEEMCVQLSSIGFPDQNYAEIKHELDRIALRVSELYDDHSGYLTDELKVQILCQVLFQEEGFVGNIQNYNDPGNSYLYQVIKSRLGIPISLSVVYLLVGQRLGLPLYGTNLPLHFLLQYESDGYFTYIDPFHGGVLLDKFTCEKFLEANGYSNSPKYFTKASTLSMIKRMCRNLIHIYRDNQTKEMENIIKDHLQILESRSTHVE from the coding sequence ATGGGACAAACTTCTTTTCCTGATTTTTATCCAGACGATATCACTCGTTTATTATATGATTGGGAAATTGCTCCTCCTGAAAAAAAACGTTTTTTATTAAAACTCATCGCATCTCGTGTCCCATGGCAGATTCAAGTAGAGTCTGCTTTAGAAGAAGTAAAAGATCCTTACCTTCGAGTACAAGCCCGTAGTTTAAAAGCTGAAATTACTCGTCACAGACTTCGTCATTCCTTCTTCAAACTCACGTTACGTGGGAATACAAATCATTATAAAGATTTAGAAGAGATGTGTGTACAACTTTCTAGTATAGGTTTTCCTGACCAAAACTATGCAGAGATCAAACACGAATTAGATCGGATTGCCCTTCGAGTTTCTGAGTTGTATGATGATCATTCTGGATATTTGACAGATGAATTAAAAGTCCAAATCCTTTGCCAAGTTTTATTCCAAGAAGAAGGATTTGTTGGGAATATTCAAAATTACAATGATCCCGGAAATTCTTACCTTTACCAAGTGATCAAAAGTAGGTTGGGGATTCCAATTTCTCTTTCCGTTGTGTATTTGTTAGTTGGCCAAAGATTGGGACTTCCTCTTTATGGAACCAATTTACCACTTCATTTCCTTTTGCAATATGAATCGGACGGGTATTTTACGTATATCGATCCATTTCATGGTGGTGTTTTATTAGATAAATTCACATGTGAAAAGTTTTTAGAGGCAAATGGATATTCCAATTCGCCTAAGTATTTCACAAAAGCATCCACACTTTCCATGATCAAACGTATGTGCAGAAATTTAATCCATATCTATCGGGACAACCAAACCAAAGAAATGGAAAATATTATTAAAGATCATTTGCAGATTTTAGAAAGTCGATCCACTCATGTGGAATAA